A stretch of DNA from Thermotoga sp.:
CACATGGGTGCATAAGAATGTTCAACAGGGATGTAGAAGAACTAGATGCTTTTGCAGGTGTGGGAACAGAAGTGATCGTTGTAAAAGAAGAGGGAGATTTTCCGGAAAGGCTTTATTGAAAGAACAAAGCGGGGAATTCCCCCGCTTTTTTCACCAAGAACTTCTTCTGCCTTTTTTCTCAAGTCTTCTTCTGTATTCGGAGAACTTTTGACTGCTTTCTTTCAAAAATCTAGAGAGTTTCCTCTCAAAGTCCATATCTTTTCTCTCCGATTTCCTGTCACCGGTTTCTTTGTCCTCTGGAGTGTCCTTTAGGGAAAGCTCCCAGCCACCGTTTCTGGCCCTGCCGATCACCTTCGCGGATATCTCCTGCCCCTCTTTCAAGTAATCCTCTATTCTTTTGACGTAGTCTTTGGAGATCTTCGAGATGTGTATAAAACCTTTTTCCCCCCCTTCAATATCCACG
This window harbors:
- a CDS encoding S1 RNA-binding domain-containing protein, which encodes MKVGEFVKGKISKIVRYGAFVDIEGGEKGFIHISKISKDYVKRIEDYLKEGQEISAKVIGRARNGGWELSLKDTPEDKETGDRKSERKDMDFERKLSRFLKESSQKFSEYRRRLEKKGRRSSW